One window of the Zea mays cultivar B73 chromosome 3, Zm-B73-REFERENCE-NAM-5.0, whole genome shotgun sequence genome contains the following:
- the LOC103650331 gene encoding 4-hydroxy-7-methoxy-3-oxo-3,4-dihydro-2H-1,4-benzoxazin-2-yl glucoside beta-D-glucosidase 2, chloroplastic-like, translating into MDRFGNYKNYQTRRYEDGDDDAKQMLRPWEVPKGDWFPSDFIVGAATSAYQIEGGWNEGGKGPSTWDHFCHSFPSLIADGSNGDVAANSYHMYHEDVRLMKEIGLDAYRFSVSWSRILPKGTLEGGINQDGINYYKKLINLLLAEGIEPFITIFHWDTPQALVDKYGGFLDRRIVKDYTDFAMVCFENFGDKVKNWLTFNEPQTFSSFSYGIGLCAPGRCSPGQKCANPIGNSLIEPYIVGHNLLLAHAEAVDLYNKHYKDENGRIGIAFDVMGRVPYEKSAFVDQQAQERSWDINLGWFLEPLVRGDYPFSMRSLVRDRLPFFTVEEQERLVGSYDMLGLNYYTARFSKHIDISPNYSPALNTDDAYASQETYGPDDKPIGPWMGNPWIYMYPDGLKDLLMIMKNKYGNPPIYITENGMGDVDNGDLPMEDALNDQKRINYLQRHIAVIKDSMELGADVRGYFAWSLVDNFEWTAGYTERYGIVYVDRNDGYKRYMKKSAKWLKEFNTEKAGSA; encoded by the exons ATGGATCGGTTCGGGAACTACAAGAACTACCAGACAAGGCGCTATGAGGATGGAGACGACGATGCAAAGCAAATGCTGAGGCCCTGGGAAGTCCCCAAAGGAGACTGGTTCCCCTCTGACTTCATCGTTGGCGCTGCCACTTCAGCATACCAG ATTGAAGGTGGTTGGAATGAAGGTGGAAAGGGGCCAAGCACATGGGATCACTTCTGCCACAGTTTTCCAT CTTTGATAGCGGACGGGAGCAATGGGGACGTTGCAGCAAATTCATACCACATGTACCAT GAGGATGTAAGGTTGATGAAGGAAATAGGGTTGGATGCCTATAGGTTCTCCGTCTCTTGGTCCAGAATACTGCCAA AGGGGACGCTCGAAGGAGGTATTAATCAGGATGGCATCAACTACTACAAAAAACTCATCAACTTGTTGCTAGCGGAGG GCATAGAGCCATTTATAACAATTTTCCACTGGGACACGCCTCAAGCACTGGTAGACAAGTACGGTGGCTTTTTAGATCGGAGGATTGT AAAAGATTACACAGATTTCGCTATGGTGTGCTTCGAGAACTTCGGTGACAAAGTGAAAAATTGGTTGACATTTAACGAGCCCCAAACGTTTTCTTCTTTTTCCTATGGAATCGGGTTGTGTGCCCCAGGGCGGTGCTCCCCAGGACAAAAATGTGCTAACCCAATTGGAAACTCACTTATCGAGCCATACATTGTTGGTCACAACCTTCTCCTAGCCCATGCTGAGGCTGTTGATCTTTACAACAAGCATTACAAG GATGAGAACGGACGTATAGGGATTGCATTTGATGTAATGGGTCGAGTGCCATACGAAAAGTCAGCGTTTGTGGATCAACAGGCACAAGAAAGGTCCTGGGACATTAACCTAGGATGGTTCTTGGAGCCATTGGTTCGTGGTGACTACCCCTTCTCCATGAGATCGTTGGTGAGGGATCGACTACCCTTCTTCACCGTCGAAGAGCAAGAAAGGCTAGTGGGTTCCTATGACATGCTGGGGTTAAACTACTATACCGCAAGGTTCTCCAAACACATTGATATCTCTCCAAACTACTCACCGGCGCTCAACACTGACGATGCCTATGCTAGCCAAGAAA CGTATGGGCCTGACGACAAACCCATTGGTCCTTGG ATGGGGAATCCGTGGATCTACATGTACCCTGATGGCCTAAAGGATCTCCTTATGATCATGAAGAACAAATACGGAAACCCACCCATCTACATCACTGAGAATG GGATGGGTGACGTTGACAATGGCGACCTACCCATGGAAGATGCCTTGAATGACCAGAAAAGGATAAATTACCTCCAGCGCCACATCGCAGTTATTAAGGACTCAATGGA ATTGGGGGCAGATGTGCGGGGCTACTTCGCTTGGTCTCTGGTGGACAACTTTGAATGGACCGCGGGCTACACCGAACGTTACGGCATAGTCTACGTTGACCGTAATGACGGCTACAAACGCTACATGAAGAAGTCAGCCAAGTGGTTGAAAGAGTTCAACACTGAGAAGGCTGGCAGCGCCTAA